The proteins below come from a single Periophthalmus magnuspinnatus isolate fPerMag1 chromosome 7, fPerMag1.2.pri, whole genome shotgun sequence genomic window:
- the si:dkey-20d21.12 gene encoding uncharacterized protein si:dkey-20d21.12 yields MSRPPSSQTTPQFYRVSDRDLTEIELHSVDSINDLHRTHPDHNHKVRPPRPAYTPSLNGNLHSFDALAVIQPSRPISSWQRRLQDMFTPTSSRAYALGCAIVTLLLLTVLLIFYFLVQQGGAIRMLTEAVKEKKMASAELTLLIQELHNLRHNLTALTGTS; encoded by the exons atgtCTCGGCCTCCCTCTTCCCAGACAACTCCTCAGTTCTACAGAGTGAGTGACAGAGATCTGACGGAGATCGAACTGCATTCTGTGGACTCCATCAATGACCTACACCGCACTCATCCAGACCACAACCACAAAG TACGGCCTCCTCGTCCTGCCTACACCCCGTCTCTAAATGGAAACCTGCACTCCTTTGACGCTCTGGCTGTCATTCAACCATCTCGACCAATCAGCTCGTGGCAGAGGCGGCTCCAGGACATGTTCACGCCCACTTCGTCACGGGCTTATGCTCTGGGCTGTGCCATTGTCACTCTGCTGCTGCTCACTGTGCTGCTCATCTTCTACTTTTTAG TCCAACAGGGCGGCGCTATCCGTATGCTAACAGAGGCagtgaaagagaagaaaatggcaTCGGCAGAATTAACTTTACTGATCCAGGAACTGCACAATCTGAGACACAACCTCACAGCCCTCACTGGGACATCGTGA
- the LOC117372985 gene encoding N-alpha-acetyltransferase 80: MTESTTVMNSTHSPPTASIQPQPKLRAVPIHQRPDLLVPCAELVNSEWKRSTAARVHSLQKSCSEFPVCLVLLQGQKQSEKLLGHARLSHVVGKSNSLFVESVVVSKTERGKGYGRALMEETERYAKTRGFKRLYLTTHDKQHFYKHMGFVLSTPVQNAGAMTAFVPMETLLKFSRSPSQPVNTPVNLPMNVKSEDARSICQNLPPPPPLPSPPSCPVPPPPPPPVVPPLPPLPASLQKPLSCPIPPPPVLPPAPVVQTLTETPYRDAKGMPIYWMHKDI, translated from the exons AT GACAGAATCCACAACTGTCATGAACTCCACTCATTCTCCACCCACAGCATCTATTCAACCTCAACCCAAGCTCCGCGCAGTCCCCATCCACCAGCGTCCAGATCTACTTGTGCCATGTGCCGAATTGGTGAACTCCGAGTGGAAGCGAAGTACAGCTGCCCGTGTCCACAGTCTGCAAAAATCCTGTTCCGAGTTTCCGGTTTGTCTCGTTCTCCTTCAGGGCCAAAAACAATCTGAAAAACTTCTCGGACATGCTCGACTGTCCCACGTGGTCGGTAAAAGTAACAGTCTTTTTGTGGAATCTGTGGTTGTGTCCAAAACAGAGAGAGGTAAAGGCTATGGAAGAGCTTTAATGGAAGAAACTGAAAGATATGCGAAGACTAGAGGGTTTAAACGGCTTTACTTAACTACTCATGATAAGCAGCATTTTTACAAACATATGGGATTTGTCCTGTCCACCCCGGTTCAAAATGCAGGTGCTATGACTGCTTTTGTTCCAATGGAAACCCTACTGAAGTTTTCTCGATCGCCAAGCCAACCAGTAAACACACCTGTAAATTTACCAATGAATGTGAAATCTGAAGATGCTCGCTCTATATGTCAAAAcctacctcctccacctccattACCAAGTCCGCCATCTTGTCCTGTGCCCCCTCCGCCACCACCTCCTGTTGTCCCACCCCTACCTCCACTTCCTGCTTCTCTGCAAAAGCCGCTATCTTGCCCCATTCCTCCACCTCCTGTATTGCCACCTGCGCCTGTGGTGCAAACTCTAACCGAAACACCTTACAGAGATGCCAAAGGGATGCCCATCTATTGGATGCACAAAGACATTTAA
- the amt gene encoding aminomethyltransferase, mitochondrial has product MWARSARGTRGLELVLRGSVQRHPRREASSAAEVALKRTPLFEFHRASGGKMVEFAGWSMPVQYTDSHISSHMHTRTHCSLFDVSHMLQTKVHGKDQVKFMESLVVADIAELKDNQGTLSLFTNDKGGIMDDLIVTKTDQGYLYVVSNAGCADKDSAHMKAKLSEFKAAGFDVDLEFLDDALIAVQGPSMSRVLQEGVKDNLKNLPFMFSALTSAFGVPCRVTRCGYTGEDGVEISVPSSRVVELTERLLSNPEVKLSGLGARDSLRLEAGLCLYGNDIDETTTPVEATLVWTIGKRRRQTRDFPGADIIVPQIKNKTQRKRVGLVSTGPPVRQHTPILSTDGKVIGEVTSGCPSPCLKKNVAMGYVDSAFSKNGTQIQVEVRKKAVPATISKMPFVPTNYYTG; this is encoded by the exons ATGTGGGCCCGGAGCGCACGCGGGACCCGGGGCCTGGAGCTCGTGCTGCGGGGGTCGGTCCAGAGACATCCCCGGAGAGAGGCGTCATCCGCGGCCGAG GTGGCGCTGAAGAGGACTCCACTATTTGAGTTCCACCGGGCAAGTGGTGGTAAGATGGTGGAGTTTGCAGGCTGGAGCATGCCGGTGCAGTACACGGACAGTCACATCagctcacacatgcacaccagAACGCACTGCTCGCTATTCGACGTTAGCCACATGCTACAG ACCAAAGTCCACGGCAAAGACCAAGTGAAGTTCATGGAGTCTCTGGTGGTCGCAGACATCGCCGAGCTTAAAGATAATCAG GGAACTCTGTCTCTCTTCACCAACGATAAAGGAGGGATCATGGACGACCTGATAGTGACTAAAACAGACCAGGGTTATCTGTACGTGGTGTCCAATGCAGGCTGCGCCGACAAGGACTCCGCTCACATGAAG GCCAAGCTGTCAGAATTCAAAGCTGCCGGTTTTGATGTTGATTTGGAGTTTTTAGATGATGCACTAATTGCTGTACAAG gtCCATCAATGAGCAGGGTGCTGCAGGAGGGAGTGAAggacaatttaaaaaatctgcCATTCATGTTCTCAGCTCTGACCTCTGCGTTCGGAGTCCCCTGTAGAGTCACACGCTGTGGGTACACTGGGGAGGATGGAGTGGAG ATCTCTGTGCCCAGTTCCCGGGTGGTGGAGCTCACAGAGAGACTGCTGTCAAACCCGGAGGTGAAGTTATCCGGGCTCGGAGCCAGAGACAGTCTGCGGCTGGAGGCAGGACTCTGTCTCTACGGCAACGATATTGACGAGACCACCACACCTGTAGAGGCTACGCTCGTCTGGACTATag GAAAGCGGCGCCGTCAGACCAGAGATTTCCCTGGAGCAGATATCATCGTTCCTCAGATCAAGAACAAAACTCAGAGGAAGAGAGTGGGTTTGGTCTCCACTGGTCCTCCTGTCCGGCAGCACACACCGATACTCAGCACTGACGGCAAAGTTATAG GTGAGGTGACGAGTGGCTGCCCATCTCCCTGCCTGAAGAAAAATGTTGCCATGGGTTATGTGGACTCTGCCTTCTCCAAGAACGGGACCCAGATTCAGGTGGAGGTCCGGAAGAAGGCGGTCCCAGCCACAATTAGCAAAATGCCCTTTGTGCCCACCAACTACTACACTGGCTAA